A segment of the uncultured Fibrobacter sp. genome:
TCAAGACAACTAACCCGCAGCGTGCAATCTATGCGGACTTGATGATGACCAGCGCCCAGTTCCGACTTTACTTGGGCAAATACGACAAGGCCGCCGAAGACCTGATTCAAGCTATCGAGACTTCGCACCCGCACCAAGCCATTGTACTGCAAAAGGTTTGCAAGGCCGTCAAGGCAAAGGTAAAGTCGGAAGACCTGATCGACCGCTGCAACCTGTTGAACAATCCGGATTCGCTCAAGGCAATTCAAACCGCTTCGCAGGCCAAGGCCGCTCCTGCCGCCCCCGCAAAGGTTGCCACTCCGGAACCCAAACCCGCTGTTGCCGAACCAGCACCTGCAGTCGAACAACCTAAGGTTGTCGCTCCTGCTGCAACAGCACCTGTCGCCGCACCGGCTCCTGCTCCCGCAGTACCTGCAGCATCTGCATCGGCAGAATACTGGACCTTGCAGTTGGGCGCATTTGGAACAAAATCAAATGCAGATTTGCTGGTTTCGAATCTGAAAAAGCAAAAAGTCACTTGCACGATTATTGAACAGCCGCGAGGCGAAAAAACGCTCTATTTGGTGCAAACAGGCAAATTTGAAACCAAGGATCAAGCTGTCGATTTCGCAGCAAACAAGCTTGCACCCCTAAAAATTGAATATCAGCCCCTTTTGAAAAGGTAAATTTGCACAAAAAAGCGCTTTTTTCACGTTTTCCCCTGCAAAAAAAGCATAAATTGTTCTATATTTGAGCAAACCCCGAGCCGGGGTGGTGAAATTGGTAGACGCGCCGGACTCAAAATCCGGTACTCGCGAGAGTGTGAGGGTTCGATTCCCTCCCCCGGCATTATTTTTGAAGGAAGAAACTGATGGCGAATTGGTGCAAGATTCTCACAACGGTGCTTTTGTGCGGCTCCATTGCGTTCGCACAGTTTGACGACGACGAATCTTCCGAAGATTCCTATTCTTACGGGGCCTCCGAGGAAACAACAGACGACGGTTTTGCCGACGACAGCAACGCTGAAGAAACTTCTAGCGCAAGCGTTGGCGAGGCATCTGCCACTGCAGACGAATGGCAGGGATTCAATTACGAAGAAATGGGCCTCACCCAGTGGGAATTCCAGCAGGCCAAGCAAGAAGGTGTTTCGAGAGATAAGCTCACTCACCTCGTCGAAATGGGCGTTCGTCCGTCCGAATATTTGCAGAAGCCCTGGGAAAAGCTCGGCGTTTCTGAAGAAGAATGGCTCGCCCAGCGTTCTGGCGGTCTTGAAGACGCAGACATCGACCGCTCTTACCGCAACCACTCCGGCGACCAAGGCTACGCTTACCTTTCCCTCCTTGTTCCGTCGCTGTATCAGTGGCACAAGCAGGAATCCATGAAAGCCATTTGGATTGACGCTCTTTGGGGCGTAAGTGTCGGCGCAACGGTTTACCTTGCAATCGACGGCAATTCCGCTTGGTGGTATGGTTTGATTTTTGTGGCTGGCGCACACATTTGGTCCTTTGCTGACGCTTTCTTCAGCACCCAATGGGACAGCAACCCGGACGCAAACCGCTTCAGCTACGGCATTCTCCCGACCCCGGAAAAGGGTGTTGCGGGATTCTTCAATGTCAAGTTCTAAGCGCATCATGCAGCTAGAATTACTCAAGAGCAAAATTCATCGCGCAACTGTAACCGACGCAAACCTCAATTACGAGGGGTCGATTACTATTGCCCGCGACTTGATGGACGCCGCCAATATTCTTCCCTTCGAAAAAGTGGGCGTTCTTGACGTGAACAACGGCAACCGCCTGGACACCTATGTGATTGAAGGCCCAGCCGGTTCTGGCGTGATTTGCCTGAATGGAGCCGCCGCCCGACTTGTTCAGCCCGGCGATCTCGTGATTATCGTTGCTTATGCAACCATGAGCGAAGAAGAAGCCAAATCGTGGAAGCCTACAGTTATCCACGTCAACAACAAGAACGAAATCGTCTAATTCGCATTTGCTATATTCTAGCCATGCGATTTTTATTGCTAACCATAGTCCTTACTGCATTTGCTTTTGCGGAAAGCCCCGTAAAGGCAGACTCTGTTGTTAGCAAAAAAGATTCTTCCCTTGTGAAAACCGCCGCAAAGGACACCATTGTTGATACAGTCTACGTGGTTCCTGACGACGGAATTCCCTGGAACCGGGAGCATTTTGACCCCGATCGCCTGGTAAGGCACGAGACTTTTGACCCCGCCCTTAAAGTCGCCTACACCTATTCCGTGAGCTTCATGGGTGGCACCTTCGGTAGTTTTGCCCAGCAAAGCTACATGGCACATCTCGCCTACGAGTTTACTCCGGAGCTTCATTTATATGCAAACGTGGGGCTTTGGATGCCGCTGTATTCAAATTTTCGCTTTGGAACACCAATCGCCAAAGAAGACGCCCGCCAAGGAAACGTAGGCGTTGTCATACCAGACATAGCCTTGGAGTACAAACCCAACGAGAACATGTCTTTCAGGCTCATGTTCGTGAACGAAAACGATGCATTCAAGGCTTACGGGCCCTACCGCTACTTGTATGGCGGATGCCCATGGAGAACGCCTTATTACTGCAGGTAAGACAAATAACATTATGACATCAGTTCACATTTTTCTAGATTTGCACTAGAAAATGAACAAAAGCCGTTCCAAAACATTTCCTTTTTCATTCGCCATCATGGCCGTTTTAGCGGCATTTCTTTTTACAGGTTGCGAAGAAGAAAAAAAGCCCCAAGTCGTAAAGGTCAAGAGAACCTACAAGGGCGATGTCGAAGTGTTGAATAGTTGCGGCATGCAAGGGGCTGCAGCCAAAATGCGCTCTTACCTGCGCGATAACGGCTTTGACATTGTAAGTTCAAGAAACGACCGTCTGCAGAATTACGACGAGACCGTTCTTGTTCTTAGAAACCCCGAATGGGAAGGCGCGAAGGCGCTCGCCCAAGCGCTCAAGACCGACAACGTGTTGATTGTCCATAGCGACCGCGCTGTCGTCGATGCCGCCGTATACATCGGAAAAGACTTTAATCAAATCATTGAACCCGAACAGGGAGAAGAAAAATGACAACAAAAATCAAAGACCTGCCAGAGTCCGTAAATATCGGCGCTAGCATTCTTTTTGAATTGCGCGCCCAAGACGTCCAATTGATTGACCTTCGCGGCATCAAGGACGTGACCGACTTTTTCCTTGTCGCCACTTGCGAAAGCGAAGCCCAGATGCAGGCTATTTTGAATGAACTCCGCAAGGAATTCAAGGCCGCCAACATTCCGTCCGTGGGCGTGGAATACAAGGAAGGCGTGCGTTGGGCCGTGTTCGACGCTGGCCTCGACCTGATGGTACACCTGTTCGAAGAAGAAAAGCGTAACGAGATTTCTTTGGACCGCCTGTACGCCGACGGCACGATTGAAACTCTCGATGAAAACGACTTTGTGAAGAAGACCTCCAAGAAGAAGAGCAGTGAAGATGAACTCGTTTGAGCAAGAAATCGCAGAAGCGCTCGCCGCTACCGGTTCCTTCGAAAAGGAAGCCGCCCTCAAGCTTATCTCTGTGCCGCCTGACACCACGCACGGCAACTTTACCATTCCATGTTTTTCTTTGGCAAAGGTGATGCGTAAGGCTCCGAAGATGATTGCCGAAGACTTGGCCGCCCAGGTGAAACTCCCCGCCGGACTTTCAAAGGTGGAAGCCGTGAACGGCTATCTGAACTTCTTTATTGACCGTGGATTCCTCGCGAAGTCTACGCTCGAAGAAATCGCCGCGAAGGGTTTGGAATACGGACACGCCGCCCCGAATGGCAAGGTCGTTTGCATTGACTTTAGCTCCCCGAACATCGGTAAGGAACTCGCCTTCCACCACCTGCGCTCGACAATGATCGGAAACTCGCTTTCCCGCATTTACAAGGCTGCAGGCTACAAGGTGGAACGCATCAACCACCTCGGTGACTGGGGTACCGCTTTCGGCAAGCTCATCGTGATGTACCTCCGCGAAAAGCGCCCCACCGACGACGCCACACTCGACAGCCTGACCGTAAAGGAACTCAACATCCTTTACGCCGCCTTCTCCAAGGCCAGCAAGGAAGAGCCGGGTCTCGAAGACGAAGCACGCGCCGCATTCACCAAGCTCGAACAGGGCGACGAATTCTACCGCAAGCTTTGGACCGCCTTCCGCGCCGCAACGCTCAAGGAACTCATGCGCATCTACGACATGATGGGCGTGGGCTTTGACCACTACACCGGCGAATCCTTCTTTGAAGACAAGATTCCGGCCATCCTCGACGAACTCCGCGAAAAGAATTTGATGGTGAAGAGCCAGGATCTGGACGTGGTGATGCTCGACGAATTTGACCTGAACCCCTGCCTGATTCGCAAGAGCGACGGCTCTACGTTGTACGCTACCCGCGACCTCGCCGCCGCCTGCTACCGCAAGAAGGAATACAACTTTGACAAGTGCCTTTACGTGGTGGACCTCGGACAGGCGCTCCACTTCAAGCAGGTGTTCCACGTGCTCAAGAAGATGGGCCGCGAATGGTACAAGGACATGTACCACATTCCGTTCGGCGTGATTCTGCAATTGGTCGACGGCAAGTGGGAAAAGGGCAAGACCCGTACGGGTACCGCAAGCCTTCTGCGCGACGTGATCGAAGCCGCCCAGAAGAAGATTCTCGAATTCATCAACGAGAAGAATCCGGAACTCGAGAACAAGGAACTTATCGCCCGCCAGATCGGTATTTCCGCCCTCACCTTCAACGACCTGAAGAACAGCCGCTTGAAGGATGTGCGCTTTGACTGGGATGCCGTGATGAGCTTTGAAGGCGACACCGGTCCGTATGTGCAGAACGCCCACGTGCGTCTTTGCAGCATCATGCGCAAGGCCGGCTACACGGTGAACATCGCCGATGTGGATATGGCCCAGCTCAGCGACGATGCCGCTTACAACCTCATCAACATTCTGTCGAAGAAGGGCAAGAAGATTCTGGATGCTGTCGCTGGCGATGAACCGAGCGTTCTCGCCCAATATGCCCTGGAAATCGCAGAAGCCGCGCACAAGTTCATCCACGAAGACCGCGTGCTCGGTTCTGCCGAAGAAAAGTCCCGCCTGTTCTTGGTTCAGGCAACGCAGATTGTGCTCGAGAACGTGCTCGACCTGCTCGGACTCTTCCCGATCCGTCAGATGTAAGCCGCGCCTTCGGCGCGAGCTTCTCGCTACATAATACAGAAAGGGCTCCCGTTCGGGAGCCTTTCTTTGTTGAATGTCAACTAAAGATTAGTTACCGTTGATGCAACGGACGGAGTAGGCGTTGGTCTTGCTCGGCACCAGCTGGCGGACCATCTGGTCGCTCATGCGGCCCATTGCCCAAATCCAAATAGTTTCGTTACGGCCATTCTGTGCAGACCAGAAGCCGGCGTATTCACCCATGTCTTCGTAGCGGACGATAGACTTACCCACCATCTTGCGGTAACCCGAAGAGAAAATGGAGAAACCGTATTCGTCGGTACCGCCACCGCCCTGCCAACCGGTGGTAGCCTTCATCTTGTTTGCAAACTTTTCGCACTTGTCGACACCGTCATAGCACTTGGTGAGGCCAGTCAGCAAGTCCATCCATTCGCGGTCACGCGGCAGGTGCCAACCTTCGGGGCAAGCCTTACGGGCGCCTTCCAAGTCATACAGACGACCACCGCGGGCGCAGTAGTTTTCCTTGTCTTCGTAGCACCAGGAATGGCCTTCGACATTGTAGTTCACGTTCTGGGCGAACCATTCACGGCCTTCGACCTTGATGGTGCGGTAGACCTGGCCATCACGCGGGTCCTTGACCATGCCCGAAACGTCGCGGAGAGAAGCGCGGTGTTCCTGTTCGGCGCGGCGGTATTCCACCACCTTTTCGCGCTTGTACTTTTCGCGGGCTTCCAGGTTTGTCGCCCAGGCTTCTTGAGCCTTGGGGTTCGTGAACTTGATTCTCAGATCGCCCACGGCAAAGAGTTCATCGCCACAAGCGAGGTCAACGCCAGCAATGTTAATGACAAGCTGTTCTCCACCGAAATCGCGCGGCTTGTTGAAGAAAGAAATCCATGCTTCCATGGTTTCGTTACACTTGTTATAGAAGCCTTCCTTTTCAATCTTGTCAGCGGGAACGGTCATGTTACCGGCTACAGAAAAAGCGAACAAGCTGTCAGCAACCTTGAAAGAAACCGGCTGGACTTCTTTATAGTGCGTGTACTTACCGAAACGAATCTTGCCTTCGATCTTGGCAGCAGAATAATCACCTTCGCCTTCGGCATTATAAATAGCATCCCAGGACTTTTGCGGAACAGCAACGGCCTGGACAACAGCCATACCGAAAACAACGGCAATCATAGACTTGAAAGAGAATTTACGACTCATTTTTCCTTCTCGTATAAAGTTTCCGGTTTAAAGTTAGAATATTTTAGATTTTCGGAAGGAGAGCAAAGACTTAATCCCTGCGATTTTATAATTTTGGGCTATGGCTATTACTCGTTATATTTTGCAGATTCATTGCCCTGACCAAAAGGGCCTTATTGCCGGAACAACCCAGGTACTCGCCAAGGCGGGTGCAAACATTGTTGATTTACAGCAACATACGGCAAAAGATATCGAAACTTTCTTTCTACGTGCCGTTTTTGAAGCGGAATCCGAAAATATCGAAGAAGTCCGCAAGCACCTGGAGACCCTGGAAGGTCACCTCCACCTGAACTGGAAATTGTTCGATACCACCAAAATTGAACGCGTAGCCATCTTCGTCTCGAAGACGGACCACTGCCTTTACGACCTTTTGCTCAAGAGACGCGATGGAGACCTCCCCTGCGAGTTCAGTTGCATTGTGGGTAACCACCCCGACCTGG
Coding sequences within it:
- a CDS encoding SPOR domain-containing protein, with protein sequence MKAKSISVLLAFLAANTFAQTMADAQKAYVAGNWKEAAAAYEAACPKEPDSLRAECYLWNVLALSQMGSAQSFKIAGNRLDSLIKTTNPQRAIYADLMMTSAQFRLYLGKYDKAAEDLIQAIETSHPHQAIVLQKVCKAVKAKVKSEDLIDRCNLLNNPDSLKAIQTASQAKAAPAAPAKVATPEPKPAVAEPAPAVEQPKVVAPAATAPVAAPAPAPAVPAASASAEYWTLQLGAFGTKSNADLLVSNLKKQKVTCTIIEQPRGEKTLYLVQTGKFETKDQAVDFAANKLAPLKIEYQPLLKR
- the panD gene encoding aspartate 1-decarboxylase, which codes for MQLELLKSKIHRATVTDANLNYEGSITIARDLMDAANILPFEKVGVLDVNNGNRLDTYVIEGPAGSGVICLNGAAARLVQPGDLVIIVAYATMSEEEAKSWKPTVIHVNNKNEIV
- a CDS encoding LytR C-terminal domain-containing protein, which gives rise to MAVLAAFLFTGCEEEKKPQVVKVKRTYKGDVEVLNSCGMQGAAAKMRSYLRDNGFDIVSSRNDRLQNYDETVLVLRNPEWEGAKALAQALKTDNVLIVHSDRAVVDAAVYIGKDFNQIIEPEQGEEK
- the rsfS gene encoding ribosome silencing factor; the protein is MTTKIKDLPESVNIGASILFELRAQDVQLIDLRGIKDVTDFFLVATCESEAQMQAILNELRKEFKAANIPSVGVEYKEGVRWAVFDAGLDLMVHLFEEEKRNEISLDRLYADGTIETLDENDFVKKTSKKKSSEDELV
- the argS gene encoding arginine--tRNA ligase, with translation MNSFEQEIAEALAATGSFEKEAALKLISVPPDTTHGNFTIPCFSLAKVMRKAPKMIAEDLAAQVKLPAGLSKVEAVNGYLNFFIDRGFLAKSTLEEIAAKGLEYGHAAPNGKVVCIDFSSPNIGKELAFHHLRSTMIGNSLSRIYKAAGYKVERINHLGDWGTAFGKLIVMYLREKRPTDDATLDSLTVKELNILYAAFSKASKEEPGLEDEARAAFTKLEQGDEFYRKLWTAFRAATLKELMRIYDMMGVGFDHYTGESFFEDKIPAILDELREKNLMVKSQDLDVVMLDEFDLNPCLIRKSDGSTLYATRDLAAACYRKKEYNFDKCLYVVDLGQALHFKQVFHVLKKMGREWYKDMYHIPFGVILQLVDGKWEKGKTRTGTASLLRDVIEAAQKKILEFINEKNPELENKELIARQIGISALTFNDLKNSRLKDVRFDWDAVMSFEGDTGPYVQNAHVRLCSIMRKAGYTVNIADVDMAQLSDDAAYNLINILSKKGKKILDAVAGDEPSVLAQYALEIAEAAHKFIHEDRVLGSAEEKSRLFLVQATQIVLENVLDLLGLFPIRQM
- a CDS encoding fibrobacter succinogenes major paralogous domain-containing protein codes for the protein MSRKFSFKSMIAVVFGMAVVQAVAVPQKSWDAIYNAEGEGDYSAAKIEGKIRFGKYTHYKEVQPVSFKVADSLFAFSVAGNMTVPADKIEKEGFYNKCNETMEAWISFFNKPRDFGGEQLVINIAGVDLACGDELFAVGDLRIKFTNPKAQEAWATNLEAREKYKREKVVEYRRAEQEHRASLRDVSGMVKDPRDGQVYRTIKVEGREWFAQNVNYNVEGHSWCYEDKENYCARGGRLYDLEGARKACPEGWHLPRDREWMDLLTGLTKCYDGVDKCEKFANKMKATTGWQGGGGTDEYGFSIFSSGYRKMVGKSIVRYEDMGEYAGFWSAQNGRNETIWIWAMGRMSDQMVRQLVPSKTNAYSVRCINGN